TCCGCTGGATTGCCCGGCAAATCCGTATCGCGCGGGAACCAACTTCCAGGCGACCTGCCGGGGCGGCGAAGGCTACAACGGCTTCTACGGCCACGGCCAGGTGAACGCCCTCAGCGCGGTGATTCACGCCAGCAGCAACTAGAAGCGCGTCATCCGTCGCAGCAAACAGCCTCTATGCTTAGATGAGCATGGAGGCTGTCGCGTCTTTATCGCCCACCGACCCGACTTTGGCATCCTTGCATCGCGCTTACCCACGCGCTCGTGCAGAATCAAGGAGGCTGTTGGAGAAACAGCGTACGAAATTCTGCCTGCTAGCGCTCCTGGGCCTTGGCTGGCGCTTGGCTCTGCTCGGATGACTCGTCCTCAACTTCCGCTTCGCGCCGCCGCACACCAGGAAGATCGGCAATAAACAGGATCAACGCCGTAGCGATCCCGACCGTCACGCCGAGCAGCCAGAGCCAGGTGCCGATCGCCAGGCCAATCGCGCCGGTAATCCAGATCGCAGCAGCCGTTTTGATGCCTCGGACATCCGTACCACCCTTGAAGATAACCGCGCCGCCCAGAAAGCCAATGCCTTGCAGCAATCCCTGCAACGTGCGGCTCAACGACGACGGATCGGTTTCTGCCAGGTGTTTCGCCAGCAGCATATAGGTTGCGCTGCCCACCGCGACCATCATCATGCCGCTGATCCCGATCGCCTTGTGGTGGAGCCGCCGCTCATAGCCGATCAGCCCGCCGATGATCGCAGCTACCAGCAGCCGCATCACGATGATCGGAACGCTCAATCCGCCGGATTCGTCCATGTTTCGCCTCCCGCTCGCTATACTTCTATGCCTGCACAGGCTGTACCGTCGTGCGAGCTACTGATGATGTTTCTAGCAGACCAGAGGCCAGCACCAGCACCACGGCACCGGCATTGCTACGTGGGTTGTTGTCAAGAAGGGAGCGTAGTGATGATTCGCTGTGTCAAATGCGATAACGATACCCGGACCAGCGGTTTAGTGACCGCGCAGGGTGAGGTGCTGCTGGCAGGGACGATCGGCTCCGATCCGCAGCCAATCCTGGCGCAGGTCTGTACCGCATGCGGCTATATCGAGCTGTACGCGCCGCAGCCCACCGCTCGGCCAGAGGTTGCCCGCGACAGCGAAGAGCGGCTGCTGGGCGAGGTCGGCTCCACCGTGCCTCAGCCTGCGGCATAGAACACTCCAGCGGGTAGCCGCACACGCCCTCGTCGGATCTCGCCGCCGCCCCTGGTGCCACGGCAGGCTGAGCGCGAGGCTGCCCGCCTGTCGTTCCCGCCCGGATCATCGCCCACCCCTCGTCCGATGCGGCATGATCGCGCCTCCGGCCACGACGAAGCCAACTGCTGACGCCGAATCGTACCGCCCGTCCATATGCACCCCGATCGTAACAGGAGAGCCGGGATCATCTCCGTCTGTTCCGGCACTTGCGCAGAGCATCCAAAACAAGGAAAATAGACGCTACGGCTAATCACTGATGAAGATAAGCCATGCGAGACGCTCCGCCGCCATGACGACAGCCGCGAACCAATGCTCAGCATCCATTCAGCGCTCGCAGTGCATAAGGAATAGCATGAACTGGCATTATTCACCATATGTTTTTGTTTTGTTGATTGCAGCATGCGTCTCGATAGGGATCGCCGGATATACCTGGCGGCGGCGCACCGCTCAGGGCGCGCCAGCATTCGCCGTGGTGATGCTTGCCGTGGCGGAGGTCATGCTCGCATTTGCGCTGGAGCTGAGCAGTAGCGATATACCAACCAAAATCGTTTGGGCCAAGGCACAATACGTTGGCCTGGTGACAATTCCGGTTGCCTGGCTTATTTTCGCGCTGCGCTACAGCCAACGATCGCACTGGATCACATGGCGCAATGATATGCTGCTGCTGATCGTTCCTGCGATAACGCTCACGCTCGTCGTGAGCAACGAGTCGCACAGCTTGATCTGGTACGAACCGACCGTCTTCGCAGACGATCCGCTCAACGATCTTCACGTTCGCTACGGCCCGTGGTTTTGGGTCCACATGGCCTATTCCTACACACTCTTACTGCTCGGCAGCGTCCTGCTGATCGGCAAGCTGCTCCACGCGCCGCGCTTGCATCGCCAGCCGATCAACCTGCTGCTGGCGGCGGTGATCATTCCTTTGGTCAGCAGTACGCTGTATATCTTCAACGCAAGCCCGTTCTCACATCTGAACGTGACGCCGTTCGCGCTGATGCTGACCGGCATCGCGTTTGCCTGGGGCTTGTTTCGGTTTCGGCTGCTGGATATTACGCCGCTCGCGCGCGATACGATCTTTCAAAACATGTATGCCGGCGTGATCGTGCTGGATACGCAGCGGCGCATCGTCGACATCAACCCCTCCGCACAACGCCTCTTTGGATGGTCGCCCGCGCACGTCGTCGGGCACAAATTGGAGGAGATCCGGCCTTCGATCGCAGCGGTTTTGCCGCCGGGTGTCCAGGGCCAGAGCATTCGCAAGACCGTGGTACTGGAGGATGATTATCCGCAGCGCATCTTTGACCTGAACTTCTCGTTTCTAGCGAGCCAGCACGGCTACCCTGCCGGATGCATGGCTGTGTTGCTCGATATTTCTGAGCATAAGCGCGGCGAGGAGCGCTACCGGGTGGTCTCGGAGCTGACATCGGACTTCACCTACGCGCTGCTGGCCTATCCCAACGGCGATCTCGATCTCGACTGGATCACCGACGCCTTCTATCGCATCACGGATTATTCTGACGAGGAGGTACGGGCACGAGGCGGCTGGTATACGCTCACCTACCCGGATGATCACCCGGTGACGCAGGCGCATATCAGGCGGCTCCTCGCGGGGCAGGCCGATGTCGCAGAGTTTCGGATCGTCGCCAAAAACGGCGACCTGCTCTGGATTCGCAACTACGGACAGCCGCGCCGCGATGAAGAGCAGCGCGTCGTGCAAATTCTGGGTGCCGGACAAAACATCACTGCCAGCAGGCAGGCGGAGGCAGCCCTCCGTGAAAGCGAAGAGCGCTATCGGCGGCTGGTCGAGTACTCGCCGGAGCCGATCGTCGTTCATAGCGAAGGCAAGCTCGTCTACGTCAACGCCGCCGGCGTCAAGCTGTACGGCGCATGCCGGCGCGAAGAGCTGATCGGCAA
This genomic interval from Herpetosiphonaceae bacterium contains the following:
- a CDS encoding MgtC/SapB family protein, encoding MDESGGLSVPIIVMRLLVAAIIGGLIGYERRLHHKAIGISGMMMVAVGSATYMLLAKHLAETDPSSLSRTLQGLLQGIGFLGGAVIFKGGTDVRGIKTAAAIWITGAIGLAIGTWLWLLGVTVGIATALILFIADLPGVRRREAEVEDESSEQSQAPAKAQER
- a CDS encoding zinc ribbon domain-containing protein yields the protein MIRCVKCDNDTRTSGLVTAQGEVLLAGTIGSDPQPILAQVCTACGYIELYAPQPTARPEVARDSEERLLGEVGSTVPQPAA